The Vicinamibacterales bacterium genome includes the window GAGGGGAGGGGCCATAGGCTGAGAAGGATACTCACCAGACAGGCGGTCGTCGAGCGGGAAACTCCCGCCTCAAGGCAGCAGTTCGAAGCGCACGCCGCCGCCTGCAATCCGCAATAAAAGGAACCTAGGTAAGCGGCAAGAATGACGCAGGTTCAATTACCCTAGCTCGGCCTCGAGCCGCGTGACCAGGTCGTCGAGCTGCTTGGTGACCGCCCGCACGGTATCGGGCTGGGCCAGGTCGATGCCGGCGCGCCTGAGCAAGGTCATCGGGTGATCCGAGCCGCCCGCCCGGAGCAGGTCGAGGTAGCGAGCGACCGCGGCGGACCGCGCCGCAGCGTCGCTCGTGCCGCTGATCTCTTCCATCAACTTCGCGGTGGACGCAAAGCACGTCGCGTACTGATAGACGTAGTACGGCGACTGGAAGAAATGCGGGATGCGGGCCCAGGTGTGCTGCGCCCGCGTATCCGGCGACAGCGCGTCACCCCAGAATTCAGCCAGCCGCGCCGCGTAGATCCCGTCGAGCACGTCGGCGGTGATGGGTTGATCCTGCTCCACCAGCCGGTGCGCCTCGAGCTCGAAGTCGGCGAACAGCACCTGGTTGTAGAAGGTGCCGACAATGCCGTCGATGGCGTGCTGCAACAGCACGATGCGCTCGTCTCGGCTCTTCGCCCGCGCCAGCATGAATTCGAGCAGCAACGCCTCGTTCAGCGTGGACGGCACCTCCGCCACGAAGATCGTGTAGCCCGAGTAGACGAACGGCTGCGACTCCTGCGAGAGCAGCGTGTGCATGGAGTGGCCCAGCTCGTGCGCCAGCGTGAACACCGCGTCGAGGGTGTCGTTGTAGTTCATCAGCATGTACGGGTTGGCCCCGTAGACCGGCGCGGAATAGGCGCCGCTGCGCTTCCCCTGGTTCTCGTAGACGTCGATCCACCGATCGGCGAACGCCTTGCGCACGCGCGCCTGGTATGCCGGGCCGAGCGGCGCCACCGCCGCCACGATCCAATCCAGCACGTCGTCGTACTTGTAGTGCTCGTCGAACTCGACCAGCGGCGCGAAGGCGTCGTAGACGTAGTAGTCGGACACTCCGAGCACGCGCTTGCGCAGCTGGTGGTAGCGCCGGAACGGGGCGACGCCGCGCTTGGCCTCGCCGATCAGGTTCTCCACCACGCTGGTCGGGATGGCATTGCCGAACAAGGCGGAGTCGAGCGTGGACTTGTAGCCGCGCGCCCGCGCCTCGAACCAGTCGCCCTGCATGACGCCGTTGTAGATGGCGGCGTAGGTGTTGAGGTTCGCGGCGTAGGTGTCGTAGAGCGCCTCGTAGGCGAGCCGGCGGTCGCCCTGCGCGCGGCAGACCGTGAGCAACTTGCGGTACTGGCCGTAGCTGACCTGGGTGGACTCGCCGGTTGACAGCGTGATGGTCGGGAAGCGCGCATCGGCGGTGGACAGCGCGGCGTACGAGTCCCGGGGCACACTGCCCAGGCGATCCGACAGCGACAGCAGCTTCTCGCCTTGTTCGTTGAGGACGTGGGCCTGCAGGCGGAACACTTCCTCAATCGCGAAGCGATACACGGCGAGCGCCTCGGACGCGGCCAGCCACTGGCGGACGGTTTCGAGCGGCAGCTTCAACAGCTCGGGCTGGAACCACGAGGTGGCCTGCTGCCACCTGGCGATCAGCAACTGCACACGCTGACGGCGCGCATTGATGGTGTTGTTCCGCTGATCCTCGTCGTACTGCAGCGACGGGTAGTACCAGACGCGAAAGCTCAATTGGCCGAGCGCATCGCGGTCCTCCAGGGCGCGCAGCAGTTGCTCCGGCCCCTGCCCGAGGGTGCCCTCGTACTTCTTGTAGGCCTCGATACCGGCATCCAGATGGGCAAACGCCGTTTCCCACGCCGGCCAGTCGGGAAAGATCGAGGTGAGATCCCAGGTGTATTTCGGATCCAGGGCCTGGCGTTCGGGGACGACGGTCGGGGCTGAGGGCGATACCGGGGAAACCATTTTTGCGATCATATGGCAGGACGCGGCTCGCGTATGATGCGCGCATGGCAGAGACGCCCCAGTCCGGCTGGCACAACCCGAGTGCAAGACCGCAGGACGTCCGCGGCCCGCTAACCTACGACCAAATGGCCCATCGTCTCCGCGAAATGGAGGCGTTGTGCCGGGACATCTACGTCGTGGCGGCCGAACTCGGCCTGCCACGGC containing:
- the pepF gene encoding oligoendopeptidase F, with the protein product MVSPVSPSAPTVVPERQALDPKYTWDLTSIFPDWPAWETAFAHLDAGIEAYKKYEGTLGQGPEQLLRALEDRDALGQLSFRVWYYPSLQYDEDQRNNTINARRQRVQLLIARWQQATSWFQPELLKLPLETVRQWLAASEALAVYRFAIEEVFRLQAHVLNEQGEKLLSLSDRLGSVPRDSYAALSTADARFPTITLSTGESTQVSYGQYRKLLTVCRAQGDRRLAYEALYDTYAANLNTYAAIYNGVMQGDWFEARARGYKSTLDSALFGNAIPTSVVENLIGEAKRGVAPFRRYHQLRKRVLGVSDYYVYDAFAPLVEFDEHYKYDDVLDWIVAAVAPLGPAYQARVRKAFADRWIDVYENQGKRSGAYSAPVYGANPYMLMNYNDTLDAVFTLAHELGHSMHTLLSQESQPFVYSGYTIFVAEVPSTLNEALLLEFMLARAKSRDERIVLLQHAIDGIVGTFYNQVLFADFELEAHRLVEQDQPITADVLDGIYAARLAEFWGDALSPDTRAQHTWARIPHFFQSPYYVYQYATCFASTAKLMEEISGTSDAAARSAAVARYLDLLRAGGSDHPMTLLRRAGIDLAQPDTVRAVTKQLDDLVTRLEAELG